DNA from Coffea arabica cultivar ET-39 chromosome 10c, Coffea Arabica ET-39 HiFi, whole genome shotgun sequence:
TTGTTGCTATTTGATTCTCTTGCATTCCTGATTCTTGCTAGAAAGCTTCAAAAGTTTATTTACTTGCTCTGTCATATCTTTTGTCTTAATTTGTTCATCACTTTTCCTGTTAGGCTCTTTCACTGGTCAATGCTTAAAAAGTGTTGGTTTTCTGTTCCACTCTATTCGTTTAAGGTTGGGATTGCAAAATATTGTTACAAAGATTGGCACGCAGATTGGTATCTAATACATCACTTGAACTATGAATACACATTTAACATAGTGATAGTCAAGCTTGCTCAATTGTGGATCACTTTAGCGCATTTGTTAGGCTCAAGTCTTCTCGAAGTATAAATGGATGGTATCTTTGTCTAAAGGTTCTTCCCAGGCACCACCCCTCAATACCCCCTTCCCAAGTCTCAAGCGTTCCCAGGCACGTTTACATTAGTTACCTTTCTGGCTATGCAGGTTGCCATTAGAGGTGTCACTTGGTTACTGCAGCAGTTTCCGCAATTGGCAGAGCGTTTATGAGTTATGACTGAAGCATTTGTTGATCGTACaaattctcttttcttcctttctttttctttttccttttatctAGTAGATTCCTGTAAAGCATTTGCAACACTGCAGCAGCATATCTAGATCACATCAATAGTCGGTGCAGTAGTCGTACTTCAGTGTATAAAATCTACTGAAAGAAGTGATCGTCAGTTCATTACCTCTGGAAAAACTGCTGAAAGTTTGTCCATTTGGTGTATGTCAATCAGAATAGATTCTGCAGATAGCATTTATTTCATGTACATGGCAGTACTTGCAACAAAATTTGATATCAGAGTAGCCTTATCTTCTTGATTTGGTAAGAGTGTACACTTTACAATATTCATAGACAGAATGAATTCTCTTACACAATATTGCCACATGCAATGGCTTGCTATTCAAATTCAGCCATTCAATCCTCAGGCTGCAGATGGTGCAGAAGGTCCATGGAGTTAATTTACTACATACAACTAGGAGGTACCGCTTAAATGTCTGAAATGAAGGCGTGATAAAATTTCAATGACTAAGTACGGAGTCCCATGCACATTAAGCCTTTGAATACTATACGGCGTGGTTGATGTCCATAGAAGGAACAACGCCTTTAGCAGTCCTCAATTGTTTCTGTCAGCTTCAGATGGCCGAATGAATTTGAAGGCGTTGTTAACTGGCGAGAGAGACAAAGAAGGCGTGCTTGGTTACACCAGCAATAGAATGCCGCCTTTAGCAGTTAGCTTTTATAGAAGCATTTCGAAAAAGGccatgagtttgtttggatagagagaatttggaaaaaaaaattttgactcacaaatcccaatcaccttttcatcttttcaatcatctttttatctcatacacatcacatcacaaaaagtgctacagtaaatatctcaaataaatcatccaaataaactcttatccaaacaaattcaATGACAGTTAGGGGTGGATAAAATTACTTGCTAATCCAAAAATCTACCATATCCAATTCGATCCGATTTGAAAATTAGAATATTCGATCCATATTATTTGATCGGATCAAAAAAGGGTCGGATACCTGTGTGCTTAGACGCTGGACGGAttagggtcacataattaaaaattcgCAGGTATTCGATCCActctgcatatatatatatatatatatatatatatatatatatatatatatatatatatatatatatatatatatatatgcacatattatatatatttttttatttttatttttatgcccATATTATAAGTTAATATTTTTAGAGTTAAATAAGCAATTTCATTGAACAAATTgaattacaaatatgagagactataatttatttacaagattcatttgtagatttcatgatcttatattttataaaaaagagtttaattaatatggaacatatatttaaaaaaaatgctacTCATTTCAAggttttattgattttgaattcttttaattttttttttactttttcctgTATTCTCTTGGCATGCTTGTTTCTTAGTGAAAgacttttttgaaaaaaaaatttattaaatcttatatgaatgtataaaatataaaattaaattagtataaataatttgtgtaaaaaaaattaaaatgataaGTGGATTAAGATGGATATCTATTGACCCGACTCTATTTCAATGGATATGCGGATCAGGTAAGGATCAAAATCCGCAAGGTACGGATCTGATCAGCCAAATGACGCGCGGGACTGCACCCGGCAGTGCTCTGGTAAGTTGCCTTTAGCAGTCATCTTCTTTCGCACCTGTCGTCCGTCCCAGAGTCGCGCACTTCTTTGAATCACAGCTTGGTTTAAATACCATTTTTTATccacaaaatacaaaatttctcGAGTAAGAATCTTCAGGTGTTGGTTTATATTTCTCTCACCTGCAAGAGTGTAAAGTTAGTTTTCCTTTTCTATCGTGAGTTTTCCTTTTCTATCGTGCGTTTGctctgtttgatgaaatgtcccATAGAAACTTCTACTTGCTATTTAGTTCATTCCCTaaagttttctgcgttttgcactTATTGGGTCTCACTAGTGCTAACAATCATAGCAGAAAAGTTTGCGTTAGAGGAACTGAAATTTCATCTTGGAGCAACTGTTCTTGGGGCTATATACGGTGCCAGAAAGAGTCTTGGTCGTTAATGTATTTACCATTTGAATCATGATGTAGCCTGATACCTTGGTAAATGGGTAAACAAAATTGTTGCAGCCGAGGACAAATGGTTCGGATAAGCTTAAGTTTTGTTTAGCAGAGTTCATGAGTGAAGGGTTATTGAATAGACTTTCGGACCGATAAAaaaacctattcaatatttTTCCGCAAAGATAAGATATTTCTTGAGCTCTAAACTTTGATTGCACTGGAATTATCGGTGAACGGTTATCGATTGCACAGGAATTTTCGGTGTTTGATATCTTCTTCCTTGAAGTGGGAATTTTATGCCTGTATGTTTTTGCTCCAGTGCTTGTTTTTAAGCAATCAATGAAGTCTCTCACTTCTTCTCTTCATGCAGACTTCAGTCACTGGTCAATGCAGTTGAAATATAAGACTCAAATAAAGATAACTTAGATTTTAAGTAAACAGGCATTGGAAGAGCTGAGACATTGAATACGGCTCAACCACAAATAGAGCTCTTCGTGAAGCAGAGTCTTCTTGGAGATTTCGCTTCAGGagattcaatgatttaatgCACTCCAGGTGCGAGACGTATAACATTTTTCTTGTCTGCACCTAGCTGTAGAACCTCAGAGAATTTCAGGACACTGAGGCATTGAGATGTGGTTTCGTGGTCGGAAACCCCTTGAATATCTGGATATTGTGGGAAGGTTTTCTAGATCATCAAGCATTTTGCAGATGCGCTTTTCATCTGATATTCCTTGCAAAAAATCAAAGCTTGCCCCTTTGCAGGTCTTCACACTTCCATCCTCCCTCTCACAGCTCACTTTCTGGATTGTTGCATCATGTGCATGTACTGTTTGCTGTGCTGCATGAGTGCATGATGCTTTGCAATTAACAGTTTATTTTACATCATCACATTGTATGAATTGGTTACTTGTTTATGAATTTTTCTTGGTTTAATTGCATATTCAGTTTGATTTAATTAGTCTTAATGCATAAAAATGCTCTTGTACGCAAATATGTTTCTATCTATTTATCTTTTTGTTGCAGGAGCGCAAGATGATTGACCGGTTTAGGCTCTGGGCTAAAGGAGGTGACGGGGGCAATGGTTGTACCAGCTTCCGTCGAAGCCGGCATGATCGGCGTGGTAAACCTGATGGTTGGTTCTATTCACTAAATAGTGCTTAATGACCTTCTGAAGTGATACTATTCCTTTTGTTCCAGATTCTACAAATGCATCCTctataaattgtaaaaataattGTCAGAATTACAAAGACCAACCTTTCTTAATGAAATGACAGTAGCGTTCTTTGCAGTTTGATGTTATGTTGTATAAGCCTCTCCAGCGCACAAGTTTGTAGATAATGTCAGGCATGAAAATCTTCTGAAAAGCAATCTATAGTCTCCTCTTGTCATTAAACTATATTAGCGCTTCTGATGTACTTGTGGACGTTATGTAGGTGGAAATGGAGGAAGAGGTGGTGATGTAATATTAGAATGTTCGCCTTCATTTTGGGACTTCAGCTGTATGCAACATCATGTTGTATGTTTTCTTTGTCTAAGAGTAGCATTATTTGTCTGGCATAGAATTAAGTTCCAAGTTTCACTTGATgccattttgtttatttttggtgtttctttATTGGTTGAATTGCTGATTTGCTATTGTGTCTTAATAGAATGCAAGAAGAGGTGGTCACGGtgcttcaaaaaatatgatagGTAGCAGAGGCAGCGACAAGGTTGTTATTTCTCTTTCATCATCTTGATAGGATTCATCATCATCTGTTGTTAGTTTTCTAAGTAAATATGATTTTGTTGGTTAATTGGAAATACCCTGGTCTTGTAGGTTGTCCAAGTGCCTGTTGGTACAGTAATACATCTTATGGAGGGAGAAATTCCTTCTGCAGTGGAGAAAAGCTTTTCTGAAGCTTTGGACCCCTGGGAAATTCCTGGTTCACTTGATGTGGAGTCCATAGAATCGATCAGTAAGAGTGATGTCAAAGCATCTTCTTGTGTAGGAACTGACATTGGAGTGTCTGCTGCAGAAGAGCAAGCAGAAATTATATATGCTTCATCTCCTCCTCAAGTCACACCTTCCAGCAATAAAGAAGCTACTAAGTCCTGGAGGGAAGAAAGCTGTAGGGCAGGAGAAGGTCAAGACAATGGTGATGCTATGTCTGAAGTAGAATCCGAAGAAGAATTGAAGGCAGCAGCGGATATCCAGTATAATGTTGCTGAATTGACAGAACCAGGAGAACGAATAATTGTTGCTCGTGGAGGTGATGGTGGCTTAGGCAATGTGTCTTCTTCAAGAGTTCCTAGGAAGACGCCAAAGCATGAGGCATACAACGATGAAGAGCATGCATCTGCCAGTGTGGGCCTGCCTGGTTCTGAGGCGGTTCTTTTATTAGAGCTGAAGAGTATTGCTGATGTTGGCTTTGTAGGGATGCCAAATGCGGGTAAAAGTACTCTTCTTGGAGCAATTTCAAGGGCGAAACCTGCAGTCGGACATTATGCATTCACAACATTGAGGCCTAACTTAGGAAATCTGAATTATGAGGATCTTTCTATCACAGTGGCTGATATTCCAGGAATTATTAGAGGAGCCCATGAAAATCGTGGGCTTGGGCATGCTTTTCTTCGTCACATAGAACGTACAAAAGTACTGGCCTATGTTCTCGACTTATCTGCTGCACTAGATGGTAGAAAAGGAATTCCACCCTGGGAACAGCTCAAGGATCTAATTTTGGAGCTCGAGTTTTATCGTCAGGGTTTGTCCAATCGGCCATCCTTGATAGTAGCAAATAAAACTGATGAAGCAGGGGCTGAAGAAGTTTATGAAGAACTGAAACAGAGAGTGCCTGGAGTTCCCATATTTCCAGTTTGTGCTGTTCTCGAGGAAGGAGTACCAGAACTAAAAGATGGTCTCAGGATGCTTGTAAACGGAGGAGAGTCATGTAAACTGAAGTTGGATGACATTGTAATTGACTAAATTGTAGAGATTCATGTTTGTGCTGTTGAATGAAAAAACTTGCGATCATCTTTTACGTGAATAAAAATGCAAAGTAGTTGTTCCTTTTGACGCAGTAAATTTCCTAGACATAGTGATGCCGAGTACCGCATGAGTTTACCCCAAGAGTCATTGGACGCTTTGTAGCCATTCTATCAAAACGAGTGATTCCATTCATTCAAGACACCAATATCATTTGTAATATCATCTCATTTGCACAAATAATTTCTGCCATCCAACAAAGGATTTGTAAGAAACTTAATAATTTCCAACCCACATCCACTCCTCTCATGTCTTTACCTGAGCAGAGGCTGTCCGAAATTCAGCTACTTTTACATCATGAGTGGAAAATTAGAATCCAATTTCTGCGATTGGAAGAATAAAGCTTTTTCATTCACGAAAAGGGGCCTCTAATTATGCATTTTCTGTGTCATGAACTTTATGATCCAGGCATATTGACAAAAATCATTGTGAAAGTTGCGTAATAGATTGGATAATCAAATGTCGGTAACGTAGGAGCCACTAATTTTTTTGGCATTCCTTTCAAATTACACTTCTTCCTCGTCAGCCGAGTCGACTGCCGTGGAGTTGATTTAGACATAAACTGGAATTTCTCGTCGATATTTTTAACCTTTTCCTCGAGCAAGAAGCTGATGATAGGGAGATATATTATCCTTTTTGCCTGCTTTAAGTTGAAGATGTAACCGAGGGGAGGGGAGCGTTGGGTtgggttgaaaaaaaaaaaaaaaagagttaaagtTGTAACCAACTTACCCAAGACAAGTTAGCTAAGGATTTAAAATTCCTTTTTGGATTGTAGGTGGATGATTTCCTTTGATACAGATAAGTTTGTCTTCTCTCTAATCTCTTATACATTTCAGTTGGTTTTCCTCTCCTATGCAGAATAGGATAGTATGAATGCTGTCAAGTGTTTGGATGGATAGTCAATTATTTGAGATAACTTTAtgaaaaaaatactataatatttttttgatatgatgcatgtgagataaaaaaataattgaaaaatatgttgataATACAAATTAATTAATGTGTGTAAATAAGATGTAATAATTTACGATCTAAACACGTGAATCTGTCGTCTCTctgatattttattttatataatacTTCTTCCTCTCTTATAAAATAGGATAATATAGATGTTatcggtaaaaaaaaaaaaaaattgaagttgttttgCCCGTGCGATGAAAATCATGGACATTGCCATCATTTCCCACAATCTTTGAAAGGGACTCTCAAGCATTGTACAGTGGTCATAGTCCATAGACAACTAAGACAAGAAGAATgtggttgaattcttgtttggaCTTTGGAATTCAGGCGCATGCCGCCGGCACTTTTGACAAATTCAAAGGCGTGATGACACCGTACTTTTGGTGGGACTGCCAATATTTCTTACCGTGAATATAAGCGATGATGATGGGCGACAATCGATTGTCCCACTTCTGAGGCCTAAAAACGTAAACCACTTGTCATTGGCTCAGTGGCCATTAGGGAGGGGTTTAGACTAGCAtttttttgacctagttagatCTGTATATCCACTAACCTCCTATCATAATCTTCTTAGGCTCCCCTTCctcctagattaggatagagtaagttatacaaatgtatcgttgctaacaaaaaaaaaaaggccgaAAAACATAAATAAACCCCCTAATTATCTGATCATTTTCTATTCTCTTCACtcattataatttttaatcctattataagcaagaaaaaaaatctttttccattgtttctttttcttacaaaatttaaTCATAGTAACAAAAAAATCGTAGTCCTCATAATCTCCCACTAATTCATTTATTTATGtaaaatatctttgcatcgatcctaggattttttttaatatcattTTTAAAGAACACCAACATTAATTGGAAAAGAGTGTGGAACTAGCTTATCTCATTTTTAAGCTAGCTTTTTATTGCTC
Protein-coding regions in this window:
- the LOC113713349 gene encoding probable GTP-binding protein OBGM, mitochondrial isoform X2; the protein is MTRGTAPGSALERKMIDRFRLWAKGGDGGNGCTSFRRSRHDRRGKPDGGNGGRGGDVILECSPSFWDFSCMQHHVNARRGGHGASKNMIGSRGSDKVVQVPVGTVIHLMEGEIPSAVEKSFSEALDPWEIPGSLDVESIESISKSDVKASSCVGTDIGVSAAEEQAEIIYASSPPQVTPSSNKEATKSWREESCRAGEGQDNGDAMSEVESEEELKAAADIQYNVAELTEPGERIIVARGGDGGLGNVSSSRVPRKTPKHEAYNDEEHASASVGLPGSEAVLLLELKSIADVGFVGMPNAGKSTLLGAISRAKPAVGHYAFTTLRPNLGNLNYEDLSITVADIPGIIRGAHENRGLGHAFLRHIERTKVLAYVLDLSAALDGRKGIPPWEQLKDLILELEFYRQGLSNRPSLIVANKTDEAGAEEVYEELKQRVPGVPIFPVCAVLEEGVPELKDGLRMLVNGGESCKLKLDDIVID
- the LOC113713349 gene encoding probable GTP-binding protein OBGM, mitochondrial isoform X1, whose amino-acid sequence is MWFRGRKPLEYLDIVGRFSRSSSILQMRFSSDIPCKKSKLAPLQERKMIDRFRLWAKGGDGGNGCTSFRRSRHDRRGKPDGGNGGRGGDVILECSPSFWDFSCMQHHVNARRGGHGASKNMIGSRGSDKVVQVPVGTVIHLMEGEIPSAVEKSFSEALDPWEIPGSLDVESIESISKSDVKASSCVGTDIGVSAAEEQAEIIYASSPPQVTPSSNKEATKSWREESCRAGEGQDNGDAMSEVESEEELKAAADIQYNVAELTEPGERIIVARGGDGGLGNVSSSRVPRKTPKHEAYNDEEHASASVGLPGSEAVLLLELKSIADVGFVGMPNAGKSTLLGAISRAKPAVGHYAFTTLRPNLGNLNYEDLSITVADIPGIIRGAHENRGLGHAFLRHIERTKVLAYVLDLSAALDGRKGIPPWEQLKDLILELEFYRQGLSNRPSLIVANKTDEAGAEEVYEELKQRVPGVPIFPVCAVLEEGVPELKDGLRMLVNGGESCKLKLDDIVID
- the LOC113713349 gene encoding probable GTP-binding protein OBGM, mitochondrial isoform X4, which translates into the protein MVVPASVEAGMIGVVNLMNARRGGHGASKNMIGSRGSDKVVQVPVGTVIHLMEGEIPSAVEKSFSEALDPWEIPGSLDVESIESISKSDVKASSCVGTDIGVSAAEEQAEIIYASSPPQVTPSSNKEATKSWREESCRAGEGQDNGDAMSEVESEEELKAAADIQYNVAELTEPGERIIVARGGDGGLGNVSSSRVPRKTPKHEAYNDEEHASASVGLPGSEAVLLLELKSIADVGFVGMPNAGKSTLLGAISRAKPAVGHYAFTTLRPNLGNLNYEDLSITVADIPGIIRGAHENRGLGHAFLRHIERTKVLAYVLDLSAALDGRKGIPPWEQLKDLILELEFYRQGLSNRPSLIVANKTDEAGAEEVYEELKQRVPGVPIFPVCAVLEEGVPELKDGLRMLVNGGESCKLKLDDIVID
- the LOC113713349 gene encoding probable GTP-binding protein OBGM, mitochondrial isoform X3 encodes the protein MSGGNGGRGGDVILECSPSFWDFSCMQHHVNARRGGHGASKNMIGSRGSDKVVQVPVGTVIHLMEGEIPSAVEKSFSEALDPWEIPGSLDVESIESISKSDVKASSCVGTDIGVSAAEEQAEIIYASSPPQVTPSSNKEATKSWREESCRAGEGQDNGDAMSEVESEEELKAAADIQYNVAELTEPGERIIVARGGDGGLGNVSSSRVPRKTPKHEAYNDEEHASASVGLPGSEAVLLLELKSIADVGFVGMPNAGKSTLLGAISRAKPAVGHYAFTTLRPNLGNLNYEDLSITVADIPGIIRGAHENRGLGHAFLRHIERTKVLAYVLDLSAALDGRKGIPPWEQLKDLILELEFYRQGLSNRPSLIVANKTDEAGAEEVYEELKQRVPGVPIFPVCAVLEEGVPELKDGLRMLVNGGESCKLKLDDIVID